From the Hordeum vulgare subsp. vulgare chromosome 1H, MorexV3_pseudomolecules_assembly, whole genome shotgun sequence genome, the window AAAAATTGCACGAACAAATTCTCGACATATGTTGATCATTTTTTAATGTGCGATAGACATTTTTTTAAGTGAGATTTAGGCATGCCCATATGACTAGAACTCCCTCTCTTCcctcaaaaacaaaaaagaacccCCTCTCATCTCGATACTTATGCAAGGTATTCTTGTGATTGCAATTCCTAGATCTCAGAATAATTGTACTGCATATATACATATGTTTCGAAAGATATGTTCCTGATTTTTCTTAATGAATGCCCATGACTGTGGATGCATTCAAATCAGCAATATTTGACATATGTGCTGATGACCAATTAATGTGCAGGACTACAACATTTGCTTTGGTTTCGGCTTACATATGGCTTGGAAACCATGGTGACACTGGCGTTGTTGACCTTTGGTGGCGGTCTTAGTACAAGAAAAGGTGTAACCTGATACACTATATCAGTAAACTTCCTAAGATTgaaggcctcacaatcaattgAGGTTTCCAATTGGAATTTGGTCATCCAATTTTAATCGGGTAAATTATCTTTCACTTAATTATTTTAATCAACTATAATCTGTTATTTCATTCAGAAATTAAATATTTAATTTTGTTAAAGATTTTGATTGGGTCAACAATGTTTCAAATCAATTGAAAGCAACCGGTCTATAACAACTTATCAATCCTAGACATCATCTCATCACCTAGAAAAAAATATATCAACATATGATACTATAGCATCAATATAGTACATGCAGCCACCGACGTAGAAATTTTCTCACTTAAGTATGAATTGATTAGTAGACGAGAAAATCACACCGCGAAAGCCCACTAGAGCACTGCGTTATatgaataaaaaagaaaagacgCTCCATCATCTCCCCCTCCCCTAACCAAACCTAATAAATCACTCGGTTGTAAAATCTAAGGTGTATTAGTTTATTGAAAAGTCACATTTTTAAAATACTGTGACCAGGTTTAGTCATAAAAATATTGACATCTACAATACTaaataataaaatataaaaaatatttcatgaTTAATCTAAGAATCCGGTTTGATATTATGGATACTGATATATTTCTATACAAATGTGGTCACATTTAAAGAGGTTTGACTTTTTAAGAACTAATACAATTTATATTTTAAGGTAGATTGAATACATAATTATGATAATCCAAAAACATCAACAGCGCAGCAAAGCACGCCCGACTCTTCTAATTCAAGTTAAATCTTAAGCCATGGCTATCACCCGGGAACACGATGAGTTGCATCAAACTCGAACCCTATAACATTCAGGAGATAAGATGCAGACATAGTAGACGAGCAGAGCAAAAGCAGTGAGCATCACGACATGTCTTTAAAACTGAAATTGCACCTAACAATAGCTAAATTCGACCTTCACACATgtaactcctagctagcacttgggGGTGCAGGGGGCGGCAATTCGCCTGACACTGCTTGAACGAATGCCAGCACGGGACACCCGGCATCACGAGGCAGCAGACGCAGTGGGGATTCGAGGGCTCATCTTTGGTCTTGCAATCCCTGTAGGCACAAAACTTGAGGGTAAGCTCGCACTCTCCAGCAGCTGCGAGGCATCCGCGCGGGCGAGGCTGCTCCGTTTCATGATGTGTCTCCACCTGTGAACTGCAGGGAAGTCATAGTTTAGTACGTTTAGGTGAGGAAAATTAGTCTGCTGAGGCGAAATGCAAAGCAAGGGCTAGTGCGCGCATAATGCATCCGCAAAGCATGTTGTTCATTGCAAGTATGGAGTCCACAATACAGCAAACTTTCTGGTAAATAAGTAAATAACACATATCTCATTCAGTTCTGTAATTCATGTTGTGCATATGATATTTACAGAGTTATAGGCCTTAGAGTTGAGCCCAATCATGATCGCGCCTATAACATTCTCACATGTGTGTCAAATAAAGGTCGAGTCAATTCGAGCTTTGGTCGAGCCCAACTCTGTTCCCTTTTATTGGCAGGCAGGCCTCTAGTATGGCATAGTATAGGGCTATAGGCTACCAACATCACCAATTCACCATGATGTCTGTACGTTTTACTCAGGACATTTATTCACTCCATTGTTTATATGATACACTGAAAAATTAGTGTTGATAGTACTAAGTTTGATGTGCTATTCACCATTGTGGCAAGAACTATGGCTGAATGAAAACGATGTTATGTGTGCTCATTCTGGATATTATGTCGAAACGTCTCCCTTTATATTCTTGTAAACTAAGATCTGAGTTTGCAAACCCTACACATGACATGATCCAACTAGTACTTGCGCAGATAACTTAGACTTGCAAGGTTGGAGCTGGATGCTGACTTAGTTTTCGTCTCATTCacaaggcttgcggtggcggccgACGGCAGGTGAGGTGGCGGCCCTGCTTCTTGGCGGCAGGGTGGCGTGGTGGCGCGGGGTGGCCGGCGACGCGCCCCCGCCTAGATCTGGGCCCTGCGGGCCCCATCTGAATTCTAGTGGGCCGGCACCCGGCGTGGTGGCGTTGTCTTCTGCGTGGTGGTGAGGAGGAGCAACTTGGACGGGGGGCGGCGTCGTCGACGGCATGCTTGTTGCAGCGCGACGGCAGGAGCTTTACGGACGGGGGTCCCGGCCGGGCCTGTGGGCCCACAGGCCTGGTATGCTAATGTTATTGCGTCTGGTCGGCTACCGTCATTGACGGTGCAGGTTGAGCCTTTccgcgtgccgatgatgttgttgcTTCTAGTCCCGGCTCCTTTTCGTCGCTGTGCAGGTCGCTCCTTCCGGTGCCGTGGTGAGACGGCACGGGGGCTTCAAGAGCGTGTTGGTGCCGAGTGAAGGTCGGTTTGGTGGCAGGCTCCGGAGCGGTCGAGGTGTGGGTTGGGATCGGAGAAAACACCTTTCGGCCCAGGCGACACCGATGCGGTGACGTCTTTGGGTGTCGTCGAACCTTCCTGAAGGGCGTCGGAGCTACCCTTCCTCGCGCCTCGTCGCGTACCGGAGGAAACCCTTGACAGCAGTGTCGTCATCGTCGCATTCCTTCTTCGAGGTATTGATGGGTACATGCGCTTTGCAGACTTAGAGATTGGTGGGAGATCCTTGGTGGGCGCAGCGATCGTGGGTCTTTTGTGTTTTTGTCGATCTGTCGGTGTCGGCATTTGTTTctcttatatatatattattatttttttggatGTGACTGTGTTGTTTTCGTCTCAGCATCTATAATTGGATGTTTTGGTTGGCTGCTTTGTAATATAAAGCGGGAACCCTTTTATGTCTTTATTCACAAGGCTTGTTGAGTGCTAACTGACATCCTATCCTAATTTACAGCTTAGAATCTGTTGCCGCACCAGTTAACTCTATCACTACATATGGGAGACTCAAATCAAATTGTAACCACACTCGTATGCCTACCTGAATTTTTTATGGTACTTTACATATGGGAGAGCGAAATGGATGCTGCTGTGATTTCTGCCAAATGCCATGTTTCTGGGCAAATGTAGGAGGATTCAACAGGATTTCAGCCATACCTCTATGTTCATCGGGCTGGACGGTGAAGACGAGCTGGAGCGCCGCGCGCTGTTGAAGGCCGCGAAGGGAGGAGTTTCCGGTCTGCCGCCTTGCGGCGTGGATCGAGATTGGTGAGGCTCCGGGAGAAAGGGGATTTGGCTTCGGGGGCAGAATGTGAGCTGTTGGGGAGAGAGTGCTCGGAGCTGAGCCGCTGCTTCTTCACGGGAATTGGAATAGGATTTATCCGGATTTATGATGGACAGGGATCCGGTAGGAGAAAGAAGGCCAAGTCAGGTGGACGCCAACCACATTGACCGTAAATTTCCTGTAGTATCCCTTCGCGGACACGATAAACCAGGTCCACATACATGACTGCGGGGCTGCAAACAAGTCAAATTCAAATGAGTTGGAGTTGGTTGCTCAACTCATAATAAAAATTGAGGGAGCTCAAACAGAGTGAAGGTCAAAGCCGAGTTGTTCAACATGACTTGTGCTCACCCTGTAACGATCTCGATTCGATCTCGAGATAGTTTCGAGCTACTAAATGAGATGTTACGAATTGTAAATTTATGATGGTCATTCCAACTATATTAGGCCCAACACAATGTAAGAAAACactaaaaaaatattatttacaATCAAGATAATGATAATATAAATTTCTTCAAAGTAGTTTGACATATCCTTTCACAAATGAAAGTCTGGTAACAAAATAAGATAATGATTCATGACAAACAAATAATTGAAAAACAAATGACCAAAGACCATAACAAGGGCTAAATCTTCTTTGCACATAATAaaggttcaaaaaaaatgaaaaaaaaaatcgtGGCCAACATATATATGGAAATTAAATATCTTATTTCCATTTAATATATGACACGGTCATTTAACATAAGGATATTGTGTCGAGCTATCGATCGATCTTGCATCGGCTCAAGATCAGCTTGTTTCTCGGTCGAGCTGCATAGAGTGTCCAAACTTAGCTCGTTTATTTTCGAGCTGAGCTAAAGAACGAGTCGATATCGAGCGTCATATGAGACTTGAGCTTCTCCTGCAGCCCTACATCCAACGGTGTCCGCATATATCAGATCTATGTAATTTTTTAAGAAGTTTGCACATTTGAATAGCCGCACACGTAGAATTTAGACGTTCAAATATTCACATACATAGAGTATAGACGTTCAAATAGCCGTATGCAACAGTAGTTTAAATTATAAAAAAATAGCAGACATTACATTCCAACATTATTATCCCCTTTAACCGTCCACACATGCTCAATCAAATCTTCCTTTACATGCTCGTGGGTTGGTCGATGTAGAATTTATTGGTACATTTGAATAAACTTTTTAAGGTTGGCCGGATTCTGGTCTGAAAGTTCGATCGGATCACTCATATTCTCAAATTCTAGAGCTGCGACAACGTACTCAAACTCATCCTCGataatcatgttgtgcatgatcacataaCATATCATCACCTCCCAGAAGGTCTCCTGATCTCATTGTTTAGCAGGTCCACTAACAACTACAAAACAGGTCTGCAGAACTCCAAATGCCCTCTTGACATCGGTTCTAGCCGCTTCTTGTCTTCGgataaaataagattttttttctggcCAAACTAGATTAGAGATGATGTTGACAATGGTTGTCTACGGAGGATATATATCGCCAATCAGATAGTAGCCTATATATGTTGTACTCTTGTCCATTGCcagtatgctgacaaggaagggcTTTTCCTTAAGCCGGTCTAGCAAACAACAATGATCGTTGTAGTAAATTGATGTCCTTGTGAGGCCCAAACATGTCAAAGAAAGTGTGTCAAATTCaaagatcatattgtgcaactgcTACAAAAATAAGCATGTGCTTATTAACGTGACCCTCATATTGCCCTTGTAAAACCTTTGGGCATTTCTTCATTTTCAATGCACGCAGTCCACACATTCAAACAAACTTGCCTATACTTCTGTTTTCGATATTGCCAAGAGCCTGTCAGTGTCTATCACAGTTGGTTCTCTCAGGTACTGAGGTCGAAACACCTTGAACGGCGTTGCATTTTCTACACGTGGTGATCTCATGAACCCACCAGAGATATTATTGGGCACGTAATAAGAAGGATCTAGTtagttactccctccattccttcaTATAAGGTGTATTTATTTGTTGATAAAATTCCACTtcatttcttttaatttttcacaGTTTCGTGTTTTGCCCTTCAATAAAAGGAAAGTATCTCTCTCCAGATTACATGCATCTCTTCTTGTAATGAGAAAAATGGAAAGTATCTCTCTCCCAATTTGGTGTATCTCTTACTTTCCTAACCTAAATGATTTACTTGCTCCTAATCAATGATTTAGCCAAGATTAATTTTGTCCTAACATGTGTATAATTATATGTCTTGGTCACCGTGACGAAAATAATACAATACACTTTTATGCATAAAGGAAGGGAGGGAGTAGTTAGTTAGTTGGTGTCGTACGACTTTTTGATTCATTTCTGCTCTATCCAGACAACTAGATGGTGTGTATGTGTATTTGGTAGGTTAGGATCACCCCGAAGCAAAGCCAAAGAAAGTGACGACGACTCTTGCAAGTTAGTTGCATATACATAACTTTGGCTAATTGCACGATTTGCCTTATGCATGAGGTAATTAACTTTTTTTCAAATGCTTCCTGGAAAGGCAAGATGCGTTGGCTGCGGAATGTATTCTCGATCGCTCGCGCATCATCTACATAGCTAACATGATTTCAAGCATGCACGCGCAGCTTAAACAAATGCTTAATAATTAGCTGGTCACCAGATCCAACACTTGGCAGCCAAGCCTCAAGTATGATACATAATTGTCGTGCGTACGTTGAGGCGTGAGGCAAAGTGTTGTCCTCCTTTCGTTTTCTGCTCAAATTTTCATTTTTATGGGttatatttttttagaaaagctTTTTATTTTTTAAGAGATTTAAGCATTGCACCTGATCTTTGCATAGCTAAGATGGACATGGTGAAACAATGTCCTCTCATTCAAgcgaaaaataaaaatatgaagtatATAAATAAACGTGGGTGATTGGTTTCTCTGACAAGGAAGAATATCCCACAGGAACAAAACTGAGCCTCTTTTGGAACTCTTCCATCTCCACACTCAACTCTACTCATATTCTGTGCAGTGCAGCTACGTACTGTTTATATTCATATTTATATGCACTGGGTTCGTCTCTCAGTAGTCAGTTCTCTACAGATCAACAAGCAGGCAAGGCGCCGAGCTAGCGATCGGGAGTCAGCCAGCGTAGACAGAGTGAGAGATCAAGAGAAAGGAGCTAGAGAAGTAATGGCGGGCAAGATcaagacggtggtggtggtggtgcaggaGAACCGGTCCTTCGACCACATGCTGGGCTGGATGAAATCCCTCAACCCGGACATCGACGGCGTCACCGGCGCCGAGACCAACCGCGTCGTCGTCGCCGACCCTCGCTCCAAAGCCGTCCCCTTCCGCGACGGCTCCGAGTTCGTGGACCCGGACCCCGGCCACTCCATCCAGGCCATCTACGAGCAGGTCTACGGCACGCCCTTCGTCGACGCCCAGGCCACGCCCATCACCCCGCCGGCCGTCCCCGCGCCGCCCATGACCGGCTTCGCGCAGCAGGCCGAGAAGGAGAAGCCTGGCATGGCGGAGACGGTGATGAGCGGCTTCAGGCCCGACGCCGTGCCGGTGTACCGCGAGCTGGCGCTGGAGTTCGCGGTGTGCGACCGGTGGTTCGCGTCCAACCCGGCGTCCACGCAGCCCAACCGGCTGTTCGTGCACTCGGCCACGTCCCACGGCCtggtgagcaacaacaccaaggCGCTCGTGGCCGGCCTGCCGCAGACCACCATCTTCGACTCCCTCCATGATGCCGGCCACTCCTTCGGGGTCTACTACCAGTACCCGCCGTCGGTCCTCTTCTACCGGAACCTCCGGCAGCTCAAGTACGTGGGCAACTTCTACCCGTTCGACCTCGAGTTCCGGCGCCATTGCCGGGAGGGCAGGCTGCCCAACTACGTGGTCGTGGAGCAGCGCTACTTCGACCTcaagatcctccccggcaacgacgaccACCCGTCGCACGACGTGTGCGAGGGGCAGAGGTTCGTCAAGGAGGTGTACGAGGCGCTGCGCTCCGGGCCGCAGTGGGAGGAGACGCTCCTGGTCGTCACCTACGACGAGCACGGCGGCTTCTACGACCACGTGCCAACCCCCGTCGGCGTCCCCAGCCCCGACGGCATCGTCAGTGACGCGCCCTTCTTTTTCAACTTCGACCGCCTCGGCGTCCGCGTCCCGGCCTTCTTCGTGTCCCCGTGGATCGAGCCCGGGACGGTGGTGCACAGGCCGTCGGGGCCATACCCGACGTCGGAGTTCGAGCACTCGTCCATCCCGGCCACCGTGAAGAAGATCTTCAACCTCGGTTGCTTCCTCACCAAGCGCGACGCGTGGGCCGGCACGTTCGACGTCGTCCTCACGCGCGACACGCCGCGCACCGACTGCCCTGGTCtgtcatgcatgcatgcttgTCAGTCTGTCTCTGTGTCGCATATTGATCATGCACGCAcgtgttaattaattaattaacggtATGTATGTCGGGGTCGCATGCATTGCATTGCAGCCACGCTGCCCGAGCCGGTGAAGCTCCGGCCAACGGAGGCGGCGGAGCAGGCGCCGATCTCGGACTTCCAGGCGGAGCTGGTGCAGCTGGGCGCGGCGCTCAACGGCGACCACGCCAAGGGCGCGTACCCGCACAAGCTGGTGGAGGGCATGACGGTGGCGGAAGCGGCAAGGTACTGCAACGGCGCCTTCAAGGCCTTCCAGGACGAGTGCGAGCGGTGCAAGAAGCGCGGCAAGGACGGATCCCACATACCCACCATGCCGCCGTCGAAGAAGAGGAGTGGTGGCTTGGCTTCCAAGATGCTGGCTTGCTTTGCGTGTGGCCATTCGTAAGGCGTCGCGATTCGTTGGATTGTGTGTTGGGAAAGATGGTTGGACAGTGAACCGGCCGGACTGGTTGGTTGCTTCACGATAGCTAAGATTTGGTTGGTCATGCTCATGTCCCACATGGGGATGTTCGATTGAACGTGTGAATTTTACAGGATTGTGCAGGTTGATGATGTCAACATTATGTGGAATGATTTGTCCATAATGAAAAGCATTGTGTCAGTAGAGTAATGCTACATCTATAAAGGCTTATTTAAAGATTTTACGTACAAACTAATGTGTAGGATTGTGATTGATAATTGGAAGATGAGGGGCCCCATTCTCACTGAAAATCATGGTGGAGAGAAgaattagtttgaaaggttaagTAAATCTTTATAAGTTTTTATAGGTCTAGCATTATTGGTGTCAGTATGTGATGAAGGCTAGTATTATGAAGATTAACCTTATTTTAGGGCTATTCTCCGAGATTAAGTGGATCTGTCTTTTTCTAAGACCCTTCATTATGTGGGTCAAAAGAGGTGTTAAATTTGTTTTTTGGATGTTTGGCATCGATGCTCAACATTGCCTAGGTGATGCCAAGCAAAAAATTCTGGACATCGATGCAACTATTTGCTCTGATGTAAAATTTGTTGAGCCAATAAACAAAGCGCGTCCTCGTCTTTTCTCACGCCAAAGCAACACCCTGTCAGCCTGGTTGTTGGTAAGTTGGGCTGATATATTAATGAGTAGTATCATATGCTAGTATCATGTATATGATATTAGTATATGATATGGtatcacatccgtaatgcataataTCATATGTTAATATTATAggatagttcatttattgtcatgcaagacacatcaTAGCACgttatttaatatgatacggtatcatgatatgatactcaaccctctctttcttcttttaaTTCGATGACACATCATCGAAATTGcttagttgacatgcatgatactacctatgatactgtcATTACGGACAGTCTCACTAGTTATATGCATGCGGATCCATGTCGGATGTCAAGTCTTTTCACATTATGTCATCGGTGCTAAAAGAAGTTCAACTGACATCTGCATATACGTGGTTGGTTTTCAGAAATGTGGCACCTACAGTAGTACATAGTGGAGCCCCTAGGGGCCATGCAATCAATTTCCACTTCGTgacttaggctggttgtaatggatagtatcatatactagtatcatgcatataatactagtgtatgataccacatctgtaatgcataatatcatatgttagtatcataagatgattcatttattgccatgcaagacacatactagtagcatatcatttaatatgatacggtattataatatgatactcaaccctctctttcttcatttaattatatgccacctcatcaaaattgcttagttggcatgcatgatactacctatgatactctcATTACGGGCAGCCTTATGCACCCATATGGATGGATGAAATTCATTCCTATTTTCTTGTGCGTGCATGCCTTTTTTTGCTTGTGCTTACTTCTGTTTTTTGCACGTGTCtgcttttgtttcttttttttgttgaCTGTTTTTTAATGTGTATTTTTGCATGTTGAGTGTGCGTAAATGTATGCACGCAAGTACTACATGTATACATCATATTAGAGTATGGAAATTTCACTAGTATATGTTTCTTCTCACATATTATAAAAAGTACAACTTTTGTACTAATTGTGAGGAAAATTttgttttaagtttttatttcaaTTTCCTTCTTATTTAAGAGTAATACAAGTACCACAATTTAATTCCTTCTTTAAAATTATATTTTAGGTAAATTTGTTCTTGCACATATATAAAGAGTGCAATTTATGTGTAAATTTTGTCATGATTTATTTCTTTATTCCTTCTTTCTTAAAAGGTGGTACCAATGCCActacttctttctttttcttagaaaATGTTGGTTTTTATTTGTATTTGTTCAAATAAGTATACACCAAGTACTATACAACATGCGTGTAACTTACAATATAGTGCGAACTTGCAATATTATATGTTCCCTTTTTTTGCATATTACTGAGAGGGCAATTTTGATGCAAACCTGTGTGcaatttttttttctcttttttctttttcttaaagGGGTTCGTTATTCCCTGGAAAACCTCATTGTTTTGATTGAGTTTTAGGTTTTTTATTTTCTGTCTTCTTAAAGGGTTTCGTTATTTCATAGAAAACTTTATTACtttcattttgttttattttttgtttttttttcatttcatatcTTTAAAAGCAATACCGATATCATTCCACTATTATATGTTTAGTATTGCATATTATAAAGATGCAATTTTATGTATAAACTGTGTgccaattttttatttttattttcttcttcctaAAAGAGAATACTAATGCAACTAATTCATTATTCCttaacactagtggggacagggcctatagtcccagcacgtaaggggctttagtcccggttcaccaaccgggaccaaaggggcgggactagaggcctaacctttagtcccggccctgttccaagccgggaccaaaggtgctccacgtgggcgtctCGGAGtgtcctcaggggcaggccctttagtcccgggtcttaacatggaccgggactaaagagtttctgcagattttgtttattttaggattttagggtttagttgttcgggagattaacgtgatgcctcgtttggtgttcggtaaTTAGTttgcatataattctaaatatacatgtttatatatatatatatatatatatatatatatatatatatatatatatatatatatatatatatatatatatatatatatgtatgtatgtataaaagattaacttatcttaccagcgagcatatatatatacaattatatggagatctgaattatcgggactagagcccgtctattctcgattacatggaccaacatcagtaatgacccctagctacactaaatcgccctttgtcatctatagcttccgtcctcagaaaggtcgcaagctcctctgcaacagccatcgcgcgttgctctggtaggtacttctccctcatggtcgtgtactatataagaagaggagatgaatatgaatatcaatcatgataacaaagaatgacgggtaaaaatagaggtgtgaatgttcattgcttacgtcgtatctgtaatccttgtgctctgaggtaaacgtgtgaatggtctcgcaaacatagtatccgcatagatgcgtcccccgtggctgctggtcgcactttacgagaatagaatatatataatcaaaataataatctagcatcataaaatgtattgaaaatagaagtatatcatactactacttacctgagccgctctaaaggtcagcttctcatgctcgataccgggagtcacgcacttgaaccgcttccaaaccctgcccgacaaggtaaatgatttgctaagtttttcattaattgatatatcagaaaatcatcgaaagagaccgatagagcgcaagaatgattgaaattacccttggagcatgtcatgcaggctttggaactgttccaagggtctcgataatgggtcgaaggcatcaactctttccttatcaatttgaatgtccaagagAATCCAATGGTAGCAgcacatgtgtatatatatatatatatatatatatatatatatatatatatatgtcagtaacttatcagttACACTTAGAAGTGAATGGAcataacagagtaaagaccctcacttgaagttgtatgaaaacagtatgtggtcacagaaattttgatctgttagaaaccttagaaggttttcctccgtctccttgggtttatcagttagcgtcgctatatgtatttatgtgggtcaataaacccaatatttaggatgttcctacttttacattccagaatcttcattctgcataatagagtacaagttatatgtagacaatgaattgaaataactaaacaagttatatgtagacaacgaattgaaaaacttacaaacaatagcaactcataagcgatttgtcaagggcgtcggcattgtacatctggaagagttcatcaaagtcgatatggatttcttcggggcggctgtagtactcctgtgggacactcgccacgatcatcgttttcccattctttgattcacttaagtatcatgtatgcaagtaatgcatatttgttgggagatcatctttgctgaccaaaggcgctcccatgacaaactgtggcttaggggctaccacagccttgggtaacatgTCGTCTTGGAAAGCTAGAACGTCTTCAACTGAGAtatcccattcatccgcccacttctttgctaattccaaatcttgcccctg encodes:
- the LOC123418825 gene encoding non-specific phospholipase C3-like, with translation MHWVRLSVVSSLQINKQARRRASDRESASVDRVRDQEKGAREVMAGKIKTVVVVVQENRSFDHMLGWMKSLNPDIDGVTGAETNRVVVADPRSKAVPFRDGSEFVDPDPGHSIQAIYEQVYGTPFVDAQATPITPPAVPAPPMTGFAQQAEKEKPGMAETVMSGFRPDAVPVYRELALEFAVCDRWFASNPASTQPNRLFVHSATSHGLVSNNTKALVAGLPQTTIFDSLHDAGHSFGVYYQYPPSVLFYRNLRQLKYVGNFYPFDLEFRRHCREGRLPNYVVVEQRYFDLKILPGNDDHPSHDVCEGQRFVKEVYEALRSGPQWEETLLVVTYDEHGGFYDHVPTPVGVPSPDGIVSDAPFFFNFDRLGVRVPAFFVSPWIEPGTVVHRPSGPYPTSEFEHSSIPATVKKIFNLGCFLTKRDAWAGTFDVVLTRDTPRTDCPATLPEPVKLRPTEAAEQAPISDFQAELVQLGAALNGDHAKGAYPHKLVEGMTVAEAARYCNGAFKAFQDECERCKKRGKDGSHIPTMPPSKKRSGGLASKMLACFACGHS